gtgaGCCAACGGTGCGCTCAGCGTCTGTGTCGTCAGcagtacttcaaccgagccttatggactcgtacgataaactaaagccgtatagcatcgctataaatggttgcattgacggatttagtcatcatgtcatgtggatggaagtgtacaatacaaacagccaTGCAAAAATAATcgcgggttattggataaccacaataACACTCATTATAAGCTGCCCTTGGCGCTtgcgtgccgatccaggtactgagacctgtgcttctctgaactgacaagcctacgtcggctctttggccataatatttcgactttattctcatattcatttcgactttattctcatattcatttcgactttattctcatattcatttcgactttattctcataatcatttcgactttattctcatattcatttcgactttattctcatattcatttcaactttattctcatattcatttcgactttattctcataatcatttcgactttattctcatattcatttcgactttattctcataatcatttcgactttattctcatattcatttcaactttattctcatattcatttcgactttattctcatattcatttcgactttattctcataatcatttcgactttattctcatattcatttcgactttattctcatattcatttcaactttattctcatattcatttcgactttattctcatattcatttcaactttattctcatattcatttcgactttattctcataatcatttttactttattctcataatcatttcgactttattctcatattcatttcgactttattctcatattcatttcaactttattctcatattcatttcgactttattctcataatcatttttactttattctcataatattttgactttaatttcgAAATCTaaacttatatgactttattctcgaaatcaaaacttaaaaatattttttacagtggccatAATACGCCATCATAAATACCTACCAGACAACCAGAAAGCAGAATTTTCTTTAGTCGTGGTAGATTGTCTTTTATGGGTAAATAGCTGCTCTTACTGTAAACATGGTGATCAGGACTGGACATGTGTTAGGCGAGTGTTTTCTTTTTGCTTTATCAACACTTCACTGCACATCTTAAGAGTGTTTTCCTGTCTTACTGTTTAATGCTCATCTTGTTTTTGTGAAGATCCCACAtcaacatctcactgtcatGGCAACCTATTCACAACTCTGAATTCACCAGTTTGGACACACTGTTGATGTTTCTCTGttaagcaaaacaaaacaaaaaaatcagtAAACTAATAGACTGCGTCTCATATCGTATACTATGCTGCATCAGTCAATGAGCTGGAGAGCTGTGTCTCAAACCACACACATATTCTTCAGTGTAGTGAAAAAGTACTGTCTGTTTAAACACACCGTATCCCATTGCTTTATGAGGGATTTAAACTAAATGAagttaatttgtgtgtgtgtgaaatagtGCAGCATGTACTGAGTGAGTGTTTCATGGTTAAATGAACTGATTTTATCATCAGAAGAACAAAGATGAAAGGAGTTATGGGGAAGAAATCACCGAAATTTAAAAAGGGGAATtgagggtggtggtggtggggtgttaATGAAaacaggaaacactgggagcgAGTGTTATTCGAATAGAGAAAAACAAGTGGACTGGAAATAGCATGAGTGACCAGCCAGAAagggacacacacacgcacacacacacacacacacacacacacacacacacacacacacacacacacacacacacagggatgcAAAAACCAGACAGAGCCATACCAGGTGCACAGAAAAGTCTGGAGAAACTGGGACCAGATCAGCAATGTTGATGGAATGACGTCAGATCAGTGTGTACACCAGAGTGTGTGTTATGGGTGCACACTGAaccggtgtgtgtatgtgtgtgtgtgtgtgtgtgtgtgtgtcagagatgGAATGAGAAGAGATGAGGCGACAAAAGTATTCCAAGGTTCAAAGTCCTGGTTGTTCCACCTGATAAATTCGACATGGAGGGTAAATTCAGTGTGCGTGCATGATTACAGATTCGGGCTCAGTTTCTAGAGAGAAATGGGTGCACTTTGACCTTGTCTGATAGTTGTGTCGGAAATGTGTCAGACAGGATCAGTGCTTGTTTAGCCCTGCGGAACCAGACTTTATCTAACCAGATTAAATGTCTGCAGACACTTGTGAGGGATTTTTGTCTTAGGTGGAAGAGAATTTTTAGCTCTGCCTTCAAGAGTCACAAACTGAAGCGACTGTTCAAAACTGCACCTAAATGGTGCTACTTTAGGCAGCAATCtggagggctgtgtctcaatctgCACACAATAACCTATACAATTTGCTCAAAACAGTAGCCTCACCACTGGTCAAAATCAAATGTAGGATGCTGTATAGTGTAGGATGGTATTTGGGACACAGTCTCCTCTGCCCTGTACAGCCTGACACAGCGACTTTTATGCTGAAATGTGAATGCGATGCTCATCAATgcttcattatatatatatatatatacatacactgatcagccataacattaaaaccacttccttgtttctacacacactgtctattttatcaactccacttaccatatagtagttctacaattactgaatgtagtccatctgtttctctgcatgctttgttagccctcattcatgctgttcttcaatggtcaggacccccagaggaccaccacagagcaggtattatttaggtggtggatcattctcagcactgcagtgacactgacatggtggtggtgtgtgagtgtgtgttgtgctggtatgagtggatcagacacagcagcgctgctggagtttttaaataccgtgtccactcactgtccactttattagacactcctacctagttaccCCACACCACAGACAGAAGATCACACTATGTCCTATGTGTTCTTCCAATCCTGGTTGCTGTTGCAACAGTGATAAAGAGACATCTTTtcccgaccttccctccctcagacacccCCACTTGTGTCTTTTAAATGCCTGGCTGGACCACTGAAGCTTTACTGATGCTGAGCATCCAGCCAAACCACACTATATACATAAATGGTGAACCATTTTTAGCTAGGCTCAGTCTGACCATGCCCACTTCACAAAGCAATACAAACAGCAAGATTTCTAATTTGAGTGAATCTGGGAGCTGCTTTCCAAGAATCACGACATTAAAAACAGTCAGATGCTACGTAAATATTTTCCTTTTAAATAATTCGTCATTAGCGTTCCTCTTTGTAATAAAATTCTACCCACAGCACCTTTTAAGGCAGAAGAACAAAACCACCACTGAAAACTCAGAAATGATTTCTTCTCCTGCGGCTTCAGAGAAACCGAGCCGGTGTTCAAACTGCTTCACTAAATAGATAAAAATCTCCACACTCGGTCCTACTTCACTAAAAATACTTCCCTCTCCAGAGCTCCAGGTCAGCTAAAGTTCAGCGGCTAGTATTTTTAGCCTGAGGCAAAGCAAAGCAGAGTGGCTAAATTAGAGGTGTTGATTTATGTACAGAGCTAATCTTTATGCTAACAACAAATTAGTGTAGTGTTCAACTCCATGCCTCTTAAAGTTGGTCCAGATTTAGACTGGGGTGCTGCTACAGTATGTCTGTTCATGTCAGCAGTGAGGCAGCTAAGACTGGGGTCTTACATACAATCTCATGCAAAAGTTTAGACACCTTGGTCATATTTTGTTTAGATTCTAAATGAAAATAAGTGAGCACCCTCTACGAAGAAGgagctcgggtggcgcagcagtaaatcaCACcagtccactactgctgggattagGTAGTGCAGGGGTAAAACATGCAAGCCTATCAGTGCGGAGATCTCGAGCTCTagagttagaatctcagctctgctactagcCGACACACGTTTGGAGGGACAATGGCTGAAACAGGTTTCCTTGTAGCTAGGGCAATTACAACCCTGTCGAAGGCACCTGCACAAGGAGCGGCTGATGATGAATGGCAGCGCATGGCTTGCTGCACCTAATACTACGCCATGTGAGACCCCGCcctagcaggtgaaaaaaagccATCTGAGGCTACTTGTGTTAAACCAGGCTTACCTTCATTGGGGATGAGGGTGACTAAAGAAAGATAAGCTCCAACTGGACCTGACTGGGGACAAGGGAGGgcggattttaccgtcatgttttacactttggttacattcatgacaggacaggtagttactggttacacaaggttcatcagttcacacaaggttatattgaacacagtcgtggacaatttaatatttccaattcacgtcacttgcatgtctttagactgtgggaggaaaccgaagctcccaacggaaacccacacaaacatggggagaacatgcaaactccacacagaaaggacccagaccaccccacctggggatcaaacccaggaccttcttgttgtgaggcgacagtgctacccaccgagccacccccaacagtgtttgtttgtttattaggattttaacgtcatgttttacacttttggttacattcatgacaggaacggtagttactcattacacaaggttcatcagttcacaaggttatatcgaacacagtcatggacaatttagtgtctccaatttacctcacttgcatgtctttggactgtgggaggaaaccggagcacccggaggaaacccacgcagacacggggagaacgtgcaaactccacacagaaagggacccggaccgccccacctggggatcgaacccaggaccttcttgctgtgaggcgacagtgctacccacttaagcTAGGTTTATACTTCACGCATCGCAACTGGCGCGAGGGTGCGCGCGTCAAAAATGACGCAGTCGCGGTGGCTCCGCCCATGCGCGTTGGCCCCGCGCGCTGTCGCGGCGCGAGGTCGTGCACCTCTCGATTTTTGAAACTTTGCGCGTACTGCGCGCGCCGCGCTTCAGCAAAATGAACGATTTTGAAGGAGCTCTGGTGGAACAGGTACGCCTTTACAGGCATTTATATGATACATCTATGAGAGATCATAAAGATACACAGATGCTTCAAAATTCATGGAAGGAGATCGCTACTGTGATGGGGAAAGAAGAGACTGTTTGTAAAAAGGCATGGAAAAACATACGGGATCGGTACGTGAAAGCTAAAAAGAAAAGCCACGGAAGAAGTGGTGACCCAGGTGGAAACAAACATGTTTCACCCATTCTAGTGGAGCTGGGATGGCTCTCCCAGTTTGTGAAACATAGATCGACCGACACCAATCTGGAAAGAGAGGTAAAGCAACACAATTTTGTTATCTAAGCTAAGATCTCCCTGCCAGCTAGCATAGTCTACTAATATCTAGGAAACAGTTTCTCTGATTCAGTACAGCATACATATTTTTAAAGatttcttgattattttgtctgtatgcaataaaataaaaatcacatgtagaaagtaattttattcacacacactatAACCTACCTAAAGCTGGCAAATTGTTTCTTTGTTATTGGTGGTAATTATTGTCTCTTTTTTAAGGCTGAGAACACAGAACTGAGCAGCCAAGAACACATCATACAACTGGAGACGGTCTGCCTCCCTACCTCCACCGGTCTGCTTCAACTCACCGATCCAAGCATGCCAACAACATCTGGCACCTTCACTCCATCACCAAATAGTGCATTTTCACCTGCTGTAGCATCACTTCCTGCAGTGTCCACATCAGGAACATTTCGTTGTAGCAGCCCTTCACCGTTGTCCTTTGCTCCATCAACCTCAACACCACTTTCCCTCCCCACTTCACCTAAACCCACCTCCTCACCACTTCCTTTACCCTCATTCTCTCATTCTACCCCTTGTCCTTCATCTAGTCATTCTTCACCACTTACCATCTCTCCATCCCCTATTCCTAGTCCCTTGTCTTCTTCACAATCCTTCAGGCCCATCCCCAATTCACTCAGAGCTTCACCATGCCCTAGCATCTCCCCACGTCCCATAGCTTCATCCACTAATTGTAATTCAGCACGGAAAAAGAAATACACCACTGAAGAAGCTGTTCTCAAAAGATTGGAACAGCTTGACCAGGAAAGAGAGAGAGTCAAGCAGCAAGACAATGAAGATTTTCACTTTGCTGTCATCATTGCAGACATGTTAGGTAAAATACACCCTAACCACAAGTCAGAAGTAAAATTTCAGTTATACCAGGCAATGTTTGAAGCAGAGAAAAAATACCCAAAATAAAATTTACCCACcagtgtttgtattgtacatctTGCAATTGActggtacactatattgccaaaagtattcgctcgcctgccttcacaggcatatgaactacaattattgactgtagtccatctgtttttctacatactttttaacctgctttcaccgtgttcttcaatggtcaggaccaccacagagcaggtattatttagactattctcagtccagcagtgacagtgagcattgctgtgtcttatccactcataccagcacaacacacacgaacacaccaccaccatgtcagtgtcactgcagtgctgagaatcatccaccacctaaataatacctgctctgtgggggtcctgaccattgaagaacagggtgaaagcaggttaaaaaagcatgtagagaaacagatggactacagtcagaaattgtagaactacaaagtgtttctatatggtaagtattCTATATaaaagtttttcaggatgaactcaagttcacatgtgtgtgaaggcaggcaagtgaatacttttggcaatatattgTAGTTCTCCACTTAAGAGATGTTTTTgttctcttaattttttttataaaaggaATTTAATGTTCCACACAGCACTATCctcagttttgtttttattttaaaaaatcttttagCATTTGTATTGATGTTCTTGCaatattttttacaaaataaaaaatagcattttCTATAAATCATGTGTCTGTATTTTTCCAGTAGTTTCaaacaaacatgttaaaaataaatcacacacaACAGAATGCTGTTAGTTTAAACAACCTCTGTGTATTATTGAGTCCTGCCAAGGTACAAGTCCCTGTGGTGTTAGAAAGAAAGTCTTAAAGTCATTTCGGACTGCAATAGCTGCCCGGGATGCTCTTGTAGTAGACAGTCGTCCTGGATTCAGTAGATTGCTATCTCCTGTCACCTGCCTTCTCCATTCACCGACCAGGACCTCCCCTGTCACTGCTGTCCCATCAGCAAAATTTTGTGGTATGTATTTGGATGCGGGAGAGGCTGCTGCATCTGTATAGGCTAACATATTGTGAAGGGCCACACAGGCCTTCACCACATCCACTGTCTTTTCAGGGTGGAATTCAATGGGCCGTCCGAGAATTCTCCAACGCATCAAGTTTGCATGTAGTGGGAATGCTGCATCTCCCAGGAACACGTGAGGTACTTTTATGCTCGTTCCAGGCAGATGTTCAGGCCCTGGTAGTTCAAGGGTCCCCTGCAGAAGTCTTGAACCAAATTCACTGCTCTGGAAAATTCCCCCATCACTCTCACGACCATATGAGCCAATGTCCACCATGGTAAAGCGATATTTTGCATCACAGACAGCCATAAGGACAATAGAATGAGTtcctttataattaaaatagtCACTTCCTGCATTTGGCGGAGCTTTGATCTGCACATGTTTACCATCGATACAGCCTAAGCAGTTTGGAAAGTTCCACACCCTCCAGAATTCGCGAGAGATGTCTGTCCACTCATTGCCTTTGGGCACAGAGACAAAGTCCTTTCTTAGTGCCTTCCAGATAGCCTGGCATACCTCAGCCACGATCAGAGAAACCGTTGTGGACCCTAATTTATAGCTTGCTGCTACACTTTTCTGGCTACTGCCAGACGCTAGGATCCTTAAAGTCACAGCCAATCTTTCAGGTAAACTAACTGGGCTGATGTGGGTCCTTCCATAGTGCATGTATGGTTTGATGCGATGCAACAGGTCATCAAACCGGTGCGGAGACATACGAAAATAGCTAAAGTGCATTTCTTCATCTAAAGCACGCATCGGCTTTACAAGTAGGCTGAATTCACCATCTCTGCATCTCTCTGAATGTAAGGGACGAACATACCATCTTCTCTTTCGTCGTTTTCGCCTGTTTAATAGCCATAAACACAACAGTTCTTCCTCACTATTTATAACCTGTGCACGGATGGAAGCCATATTTGGTATGACGTCATGTAAACTTTCGTTCACCTGTTTTTGCAGGGGTATTTCTTTGCACTGCCACCTGTCGTTTCGGAAAAAACTGCAACGAATGACGCATCAAGTATAAATGCTTCTGCCGTTCTCACAGGTTCGCGCGCAGTGTGCGGAGTCGTGCGCTACGCTCAGATGCGAAAGTATAACTCAGGctttagccactgtgccgcttccccccccccaacagTGTGTTGGTGGTCGaggtcctgtgatggattggcatcctgtcctgtGAGTTTTACTGCAGTGCACCAAGTGATTCTTTTTACTCATGTAAACAAGtgtgcattttaaataatgCAGAAATTTGCTGAAGGCATGtttacatattatttttttaaattttcaagTAGCCTAAATGTTTTTAAGTACCCTGTAAAGCATCTATAAGCAAGAAGAAAAtagtacaaataataaaatgttcatGGTTTGTGTCAACACAAACATGAATATCCTCATCTAACAGCAGTACAGAATTACTAATGCTCGTTATACTGACAGCACAATGCATTATGGGATAGGTTTTTAACACTGTGTTACTAACAGAAAACACGAGGCAGCGTTTAGAAAAGTCatgattttattataaatatcagATTTAAAAGCAAGAACATGGAACAGTGTGTCTTTATCCACTCCACCAATCAGTACAGCTCAGTCCTGCTGCAGCATCATGAAGCGTCTGTTGTGTTTACTGACAAGAAACCCAtcaagtgtgtgtttatacacccgattgtatgtgtgtgatgcTGGTTGTGTAGACATGTATaggatgtttataatgactgtatatgtaaatgttttagGTTCTCCAGCTGTGGTACGAGAGCTTGTGGTACTTGAAGTTcccccaggtggtgcagcagaagACCCTGATAAAAAAGGCTGCACACATTAAAATATCTCCAGATTATGGTCAAACATTTGAATTATGTGCAGAACATTTGCGAACTATTCTGGTAaaagaatgcatttatttttatatatacatatacatgagtacagtacaatgcaattctttttccacatattccagcttgtttggaagctggggtcagagcgcagggtcagccagtgCACAGCACCCCGGAAGCaggcagggttaagggtcttgcccactggcccaacagtggctgcatggaaaagccaggattcaaacccacaatcattcaattgatagcccaaggcTCTAAGCACTGGGCTACCAACATGCGGGATTACAAGTGCTTATTAGAAGAATTCACCAGGCTCAGTGTATGATAAGCTACGGCTTTAATTAATAGAATGGTAATATCAGATGCAGTGTGAGTGCAGACTGCCTTGTTGCCTTCGTACatccagctgtgtgtgtgtgtaatgtgtgattAACCTTGGCTGGGTTGTTATGACtaagtgggtgtgtgggtgtgtgtgtgtgtgtgtgtgtgtgtgtgtgtgtgtgtgtgtggttcatATCTCATCCTGGTTGCTGCGGCTGTCTTGGAGCTCTGTAAGTGATGTCATCACATCTGCCAATGACCTTTGACCTAGTTGCTTTCCTCCTCTCGTACGTACACTCACCGTCCCGCTCTGTCTCTCCTTCTCTCCAACCACTGAGAAATAAAGAACATCCAACAACCCATCACATGTCAGCAGTGACAACTGACAGCCGTTAACTACACATCAGCAACAAAACTAGACAAGTGATTACATCTTAGAAACAAAAACCGCCAATAAATAACAGCACAGTGAAAAAGCTTGACAACCAGAGCTCAGCAATAAAGCCTGAGAGCCAATCACAGCTCAGCAACGAAACTTGGCAACAAATAACCATTCAACCAGCTGCCAAACCCGCTCCACTAGCCAATCAACTCTAGCAACAAACTCCAGCAACCAACTGCAGCACAGGACAGAAGTCTGACAAACACACCCCAGCAACACCACAATTACAATTAAACAACATTCAAACACCAATAAGagctttttaaatgaaatacaataaCCAATCACACACCAGAAAAACAATCTAACAACAAATAACTAACAAATAATTAATCAGATTAATTAATTCAGCGACCAATCAGACCTCAGTTATGAaattgtctttgtgtgtgtgtgtgtttgtttattaggtttaacatcatgttttacactttggttacattgatgacaggaacggtagttactcattacacaagattcatcagttcacgaggttatatcgaacacagtcatggacaatttagtatctccaatttacctcacttgccgccctgtgtgtgcgtgtgtgtgagagagagagagaatcttACCAAATATGTAGTTGTACTGGGAAAGCTGTGCTGAGCGAATCTTCTTATTTAAAGTGGAACCATGGTCACCATCAATGTCAGCCATAAAGCCTGCCTCTTTTAATTTCTGGACCACCTTAAATTTATTACAGAggatttaaacatgtttttagtagtttgttaaaaaatgctgtatattttttattttgtcctaATACAATGAAGTGAAGTGAATGACTAAATATCaactaattaaattaattgCTTACTTAAATACAGTGGGtacggaaagtattcagacccctttaaatttttcactcttttgtttcatttttttgctcattaatgtacactctgcaccccatcttgacagaaaaaaaacagaaatgtagaaagttttgctaatttattaaacaagaaaaactgaaatatcacaTGGTCATAAGTATTCAGACCATTTGCTCAGTATTGAGTAGAGGCACCCTTTTGAGCTAGTACAGCCATGAGTCTTCTTGGGAATGATGCAACAAGTTtttcacacctggatttggggaTCCTctgccattcttccttgcagtTCCTCTCCAGTTCCCTCAGGTTGGATGGTGAACGTTGGTGGACAGCCATTTTCAAGTCTCTCcagagatgctcaattgggtttaggtcagggctctggctgggccagtcAAGAATGGTCACAGAGTTGTTCTGAAACCACTGCTTTGTTATTTTagctgtgtgcttagggtcattgtcttgttggaaggtgAACCTTcggcccagtctg
This DNA window, taken from Trichomycterus rosablanca isolate fTriRos1 chromosome 3, fTriRos1.hap1, whole genome shotgun sequence, encodes the following:
- the LOC134310067 gene encoding uncharacterized protein LOC134310067, giving the protein MGKEETVCKKAWKNIRDRYVKAKKKSHGRSGDPGGNKHVSPILVELGWLSQFVKHRSTDTNLEREAENTELSSQEHIIQLETVCLPTSTGLLQLTDPSMPTTSGTFTPSPNSAFSPAVASLPAVSTSGTFRCSSPSPLSFAPSTSTPLSLPTSPKPTSSPLPLPSFSHSTPCPSSSHSSPLTISPSPIPSPLSSSQSFRPIPNSLRASPCPSISPRPIASSTNCNSARKKKYTTEEAVLKRLEQLDQERERVKQQDNEDFHFAVIIADMLGKIHPNHKSEVKFQLYQAMFEAEKKYPK